Part of the Bacillus andreraoultii genome is shown below.
GACCGATAATTCCTAACGCTTGGTCGGCGGTAATCGAACCGTCGGAAATTCCTTTGAAAAATTCGTCTGCCGCCGCTTTTGAGCCGAATAACTTATCGTTGAATTCGGAAGATTGAGCCGTTCCGTCGGTCAAACGAACGGTAAATTCTTTCAAGGCGTCACCGATTTTGTCAAAGTTATACGCCCCTTTTTCCATACCCGCCGCCATAGCGTCGGCGAACGTTTCCATAGAAATTCCCGCGGACGCTAACGTTGGCGAATATTCCCAAAACGTATCAAGAAGGTCTTGCGACTTGTCGCCCGCTTGTTGGGCTAACGCCGTGAAAGTATCGAAGGCTTGCGTTGAATTAACGCCCCAAGACCGCATAACTGAATCGGCGGCACGAATGGATTCCCCAACGTCCCAACCAAAAGTTTTTGCAAGAATTAACGCTTGGTCTGCGGTTTTTCCCGCTTCGTCGCCCGTTTGACCAAGAACTTGTTTTACTTGCGTTAAGGCGTTATATATTTCTTGGTAGTTTCCGCGACCGTTAGCGAATAGGTTGTCCGCAATATCTTTAAATTCACGCATTTCTGCGGCGGTTGCCCCCGTTGCGGCTTGCATACGGGCGTGAAGGTTTTCTTGTTCTAACGCTAACTTAGCCGCCGCCCCCGCAACGCCCGTTACGGCTGTTCCAACCGCGGCAAAAGCCGCCGCCGCCCCTGTTGCGATTGATTTTGTTGTTTGTGAGAAATTCGTTAGTTGTTTCGTAGAATCTTGAATTCCTTTTTTGAATTCGTCGACCCGTAATTGCAATCGTGCGACGATATTACCCGCTTGTGCCAAAGTTTTCACCCCCCCCGTTCGTGAACTTAACCCCGACGCCTTTTCTTAACGTTTTCTTTCATCTGACGGGCAAGTTCACGCAATTTTCTTTCGTCCGCTTTCGTCATACGTTCTTTGAACAAATAAGACTTGCCGTCCAATTCGTGTAATTGTCGACGTAAAGAATTGATTAATTTATTCGGGTCTTTGGCGTTCGGGTTATGAATTATCGCAAGGTCGGTCATTCGGTCGGATATTTGATTTTTCTTGATTCGTTTCAAATAATACGGAAGCTCGTCGATATAGATTTCTTCGAGAATCTGACGTTTTGACCAACCGTATTCTTTCGCGAATAAATGGATAACGTCGAATATCCATTCTTCTTCATTAGAAGACGAACCGCCCGACGTTATTTCGTCTTGCGGTTCTTGATTAAGTTTTTTACGTTCTTCACCACGGATTCAAGGTTATTAACTTCGTAGATTGCAAGGAATAGTTCGACCCCAACGTCAAGACCAATTTCGGGGTCGTTTTCTAGTCGTTCGCGGTCGATACCCGAACCGATTGAAAGAATATCTAGGACTTGACCCCACGCTTTCCCGAATAAACCAAAGACTGCTTGAATCGCCATATCTTCGTTTTCTGCGTCGATAGATTCCAAGTCTTTAATTACGTCGGATGGAATGTTTTTCAACGCAAGCATTAATTCTGCGTATTTTCCAAGTGGTAATTTTTTGATTTCGACTTTTTCGTCACCGATATAAACAACTCTTGTTTTTGGTAATGCCTTTAGAATTTCGTTCATTTAAAATTCCCCCTTTTCAATCGTGATTTTGCGAAATTTCGATTCCTTCCTTCGATTAAGTGCGAAGGTCACAATTCAAAGAAGAAGACGCCCCGAAGGACGCCTTCAAAATTAGGCGGTTGTTTCGTCGCCGATAACGGCAAGTAGATTTCCGTCGCCTTTTGTTTCGTCGATTAATGCAACGAATTCGACTTCGTAAACTGTTTTTTCGTCTTTACGGAATGGTAAAGCAACTTCACCCGCAATAACCGCTTTGTGCAACTTAATATCCAATGATTTGTCGGTATCGGGTAACCATGAANGTTCTAACGCTAACTTAGCCGCCGCCCCCGCAACGCCCGTTACGGCTGTTCCAACCGCGGCAAAAGCCGCCGCCGCCCCTGTTGCGATTGATTTTGTTGTTTGTGAGAAATTCGTTAGTTGTTTCGTAGAATCTTGAATTCCTTTTTTGAATTCGTCGACCCGTAATTGCAATCGTGCGACGATATTACCCGCTTGTGCCAAAGTTTTCACCCCCCCCGTTCGTGAACTTAACCCCGACGCCTTTTCTTAACGTTTTCTTTCATCTGACGGGCAAGTTCACGCAATTTTCTTTCGTCCGCTTTCGTCATACGTTCTTTGAACAAATAAGACTTGCCGTCCAATTCGTGTAATTGTCGACGTAAAGAATTGATTAATTTATTCGGGTCTTTGGCGTTCGGGTTATGAATTATCGCAAGGTCGGTCATTCGGTCGGATATTTGATTTTTCTTGATTCGTTTCAAATAATACGGAAGCTCGTCGATATAGATTTCTTCGAGAATCTGACGTTTTGACCAACCGTATTCTTTCGCGAATAAATGGATAACGTCGAATATCCATTCTTCTTCATTAGAAGACGAACCGCCCGACGTTATTTCGTCTTGCGGTTCTTGATTAAGTTTTTTACGTTCTTCACCACGGATTCAAGGTTATTAACTTCGTAGATTGCAAGGAATAGTTCGACCCCAACGTCAAGACCAATTTCGGGGTCGTTTTCTAGTCGTTCGCGGTCGATACCCGAACCGATTGAAAGAATATCTAGGACTTGACCCCACGCTTTCCCGAATAAACCAAAGACTGCTTGAATCGCCATATCTTCGTTTTCTGCGTCGATAGATTCCAAGTCTTTAATTACGTCGGATGGAATGTTTTTCAACGCAAGCATTAATTCTGCGTATTTTCCAAGTGGTAATTTTTTGATTTCGACTTTTTCGTCACCGATATAAACAACTCTTGTTTTTGGTAATGCCTTTAGAATTTCGTTCATTTAAAATTCCCCCTTTTCAATCGTGATTTTGCGAAATTTCGATTCCTTCCTTCGATTAAGTGCGAAGGTCACAATTCAAAGAAGAAGACGCCCCGAAGGACGCCTTCAAAATTAGGCGGTTGTTTCGTCGCCGATAACGGCAAGTAGATTTCCGTCGCCTTTTGTTTCGTCGATTAATGCAACGAATTCGACTTCGTAAACTGTTTTTTCGTCTTTACGGAATGGTAAAGCAACTTCACCCGCAATAACCGCTTTGTGCAACTTAATATCCAATGATTTGTCGGTATCGGGTAACCATGAAGGGTGAAGAACAAGTTCCTTCGCGTGTTGGGATAATTTTTTACCCGCTTGTGACCCGATTGTTAGTTTCTTCTTACCGTTTGTTGTATCTTCGACAAGTGTTGCCGTTGGGATAGCGGTTTTTAAGTTATCCAAAGTTGTTTCGGCAAGCGGAACGGTTACACGAACGGCTTCGCCCGTTAAGGCTTTATCTACAACGGTATTCCCGTAAAGGTCGACAACAATATCGGTATATTCAGGTTCATAACCGAATTCGCAACCGCCGTCGGTGTGACCTAAATCAACGCCACCGAAAATGATTTTTTGAACGCCGATTTGAACGTTTGAAATATCCGCCATTTACAAAACCCCCTTATTCGTTTGATTTTGTTTCCTTAGATTCTGATTTCGATTTTGCTCTTTCAACGCGAACTTTTTCCGCCTTACCGCGACCGATATAATAATCGGCTCGTTCTTTCGGTAGGTCTATTACGTCGCCGACTTTTACTTCTTTGCCTTCGTAAAGCAACTTTTCGCCGACGTCGATTTTTACAAACTTAATTTTCATTTCGCTGACCCCCCCTTAATTGAAAATTAGTCTAGTCGCGAACTTTACAAGTTATATTTATCGAATAAATCGTTCTTCCGTTTTTATCCTTGCCAACGTAAATCGGTTCGGATTGGTCGCAATATGAAAGAAATACTTTCGTTGAACCGATTTCGTAATGTTCTTTAGCATGAAATAGATTCCAAATATCTTTCGCGATTCTTTCCGCTTCGTCGCCCCTTTCGTGACGAATAACGATTTGAATACTAGGCGTTTTAAATCCGACGATATAAATATCGGGCGGTTGTCCGTCATTGAATCGAACGTAACCGCAATCGTTTTTCGCTTCGTTAGGAAATTCGTTCGCATACAATCGGAACGGGACGCTTTGATTAATGAATGAAACTACTTCTTCGATTCTCATAATCATTCCCCCACGGCTTGTTTGATTTTATTTGCGATATGCTCGTAGAAGGCTTGTTCTTCGCCCTTCAACGGACGTTCTAAATATTTTCGACCGACATAATAATATTTTCCCGACCAACCTGTCGTTCCGCTTCGATTCATAGTTCCTTCGCCGTGATTGTAAATTCCTTCGTGAATCCAAAGGGCGTAGTTAAAGTCGCCTTCGCGAACGGAAAATTCAACTTCCGCTTGAACGTCGCCCGCGTTTGCTTGAACTTTTTTCGTGTGTGACTTTGCCAACGTTCCTTTATCGAACGGCGTAATTTCCGAAGCTATTCGGGTCAATTCGTCGACAACGTCGTTCATAGCAACTTCGGCGGCTTCCATAGCCCGTTTATCGACTAGCTTTATTTGCGAAAGGAAATCCTTCGCGTCAATGGTAAATTCCAATCCGTCCGCCACGTTATACCACGACCTTTGTAAAGGCGATTGAACCGTCTAAATCCCGCATAAACTTAACTTGTAACGGGTTCGTTTCTACGACGTGGTTGTTTGGTTCGGTGAATCGAATTTTATCGTCGGTTGAAATATCTACGAATCCAACAAATAGAATCGTATAGTTTGAAACAACTTCTTCGCCGCGGTCGTCCCTTACGATTTTCGTTTGTGAACGAAGATTTCCATTGACGGGAATTGTTTCGCTGATTGTAGGGTCGCCCCAAACGTTATGTTCGCCCGCTTTTAAGATTTCGATTTTGTGCGGTGTAGGAATCATTAACGAACACCCCCGCTTGGCTTGCGAACATTATTTGAAACGATATATCCAAGGCGACCGCTTACCGACCGACCAACGCGTCGACCCAATATTTGAATAACGTTCGGGGAAATAGAACGGTCGATTTGCGACAACGAAACGGATATTCCGTCAATCGAATAACTAACAACGCCTTGTTCCGCTTGCTTCCTAGCTTCGGAAATTTTAAGCAACCAAATCGCTTGTTCGAAAACTGCTTCGTCGGGGATTTCGCGGTTCTTATACTGACGACTTAACATATTGACGGCATTGTTTAACGCCCTTTGTTTCGAATCGTTGTCGGCGTTTACCCACGCGTCGTTATGCAATACTTGTTCGGAAAAATATTTATCCGCCGTCGCAATATCAACCGCCATTCATAACACCCCCATTATTCGTTATCTTTTTTCGTAGTTGTTCGACGTCTTCGTGTCGTAGTTTTACGTTTTGCTTCGGTTTCCTTATCTTCGTCCTTGTCTTCCTTTTTCGTGGATTTCTTCTTCGGTTCGTCTTCGATTATTTCGTAACCAAGTGATTCCGCTATAAAACGTCCGTGTTCTTCGTCTTCAAAAACACCGATTCCGTTTCTAAACTTAACGCCGCCACGATAACCATTAAACGAATTTAGTGGTACTTTAACTTTGATTGCCAAGATTATCGCCCCCTTAAATTATTTGTAAAATAGAAAAGGGGACGGGGCTTTACGCCCACGCCCCCGTTAAACCGTCATTAGACTGTTTGAGTTTGAGTTTCGCCTGTGTTTCGGATAATACCGCTTAAACGTGCGGCAGCTTTAGGGTGGAAATCGGCAAGACCGCAATAGAATTCGATTCGTGTGCGGAATACTGGTTTTTCGTCGATTTCGCCAAGGTCTTTAACCATTACACCGCCGTTTGTCAATCCCGCAATAGCTTCTTGGATTCCGAAACGAACTGCGTAAATAGAACCGCTATTAGCGTTAGTTCCTTCGTTAAATCCAATAATATCGTCTTCAACTGTTCGAATAGCAACGTCACCAAAATATTCAACTGGACGACCGAAATTGTCTTTACCAACTTGAATATAGTGAGTTTGACCTTCTAATAGTTTTTGCAATTCACGACGCATAGCTTTAGACATAAATAATACGTCTGCCCCGCCTTCGACCGCGTCAAGCAATTCGTGCAATTTATCCAAGGTTAAAACTTTTTCGCCGAGATTGATTTCGTTTCCGTTATTACCGATACGAATATCAAGTCCGTCGAATTCGCTTCCTTGTCCTGCGGCTGGTGCTAAAGATGAATCGCCTTTAAAGAATACTCTTGTGAAAGTTTTTGCGATAGCTTTAGATTTTAATTGAGTTTGAATAGCACGTTGGTCGTTTACGTTACCCATTGTTTGAACAACGAATTTATCAACGTCAACGTCACCGCCCAAAATCATTAGGCTTTCGGACTTTTGAACGATTTCACCACTAGAAGGTGTATACCCTTGACCAATATCACGGAAATTAACGTTTGGAAGAACGCTTTCTTGGTTGTATTTATAAGAGTTACCGCTGATTGTCATAAAAGGTAATAGTTCTAAAACTGGTGATGTTTGGGCGAAAATACTTACGACCCCACGTTGTAACGTATCATTTGTAAGATACTTTTCTGTTAAACTTGCCCCGTTAGCCATAATTACTTACCCCCTTTTCGTAGTTTTGTTTACTTGTTTACATAGAAATCAAATTAAAAAGACGCCCTAAAAGGGGTCTTATTTACGACCATAGCCCGAAAGTAACATTTGGAACGGATTCATTTTTGAAACGTCAACTTCTTCCGTACCTTCTTTCGGATTTGTTGGTTCGCCAAGTGGTGTATTTGAATCGGCTTGTTTGAATAAGCCTTTTTGTTCCGCTTTTGTTACCCAAGATAATTTTTGTTCGGGTGTTAAGTTATCTGGAATCAAATCGTGATAATCTTTGTCGATTGATTCAAGTTTTGCTTCAAGTAAATCATTAATTACGCCTTCAAGAACTTCGATTCGTTCTTTAGCGGCTTTATGATTTTGTTTTTCAGAATCAAGATTTGCTTTTGTTTTGTTATATAAGTTTTCGAATTCGCCACGTTTTTCGGCTTCTTCTTGTTCTTTCTTTTGCCGTTCTTCTTCGGCTTGTTTGTTCGCTTCTTCGATTTCTGATAGTTTCGCTTTTAATTCTTTATAAGCGTTATTGACTTCGTCGAAGCGTGTTTTTGGAATCATAATATCTTTGTTTTCGGTCTTCTTTGTATCCGTGTTTTCCTTCCCGTCGGAAGATTGACCGTTTACGTTTTGGTTTTGATTTTGATTATTCATTTCTTCGTTAGTGTTTACGTTTGTTTGTTCGTCCATTTCCTTTCCCCCTTTGCCTTCGGTTTTTATCGTGGTCACGACCCACGCGGGCAATTTATTTTAGAAAAAAGGAATCGGAATTTCGCAAAACCACAACGAAAAGTCATGGAATGACGAAACCCAATTCACATAATCAATTCGACCGTGTGACAGTTTAACAAGAAAAATCTTGAAAAATTTTTATTTTATTTTGTTTTCGCTGATTTCAAAGCCCGTTCCGCTTCCTTTCGACCCCTTTCGAACTTGCGGCGAACGGCTTCGGGTAGTAAATTAATATCGCGAATTGGCGTTATTTTGTGTCTACAATTCGGGTGAAAGATAAGATTCGAACGCCGTAATTCGTCGTAGGTCATAAAGCCTTCGGTCAATCCGTTCATAGAAATAATCTGACCTTCGAACTTTCTGCAAGCGTCGTCCGCGTTGTGTGACGAAATAATCGCTAGGTCAACGCCACGTTCTAACGCTTCGATTCGCGTTCCTTCAACGTGTGCTTGTAACATTTTTGTTCTTGTTACCATTTCGGCGTAGGTTTCAAGTTTCCAACGCCGCCCCGCTTTGTCAACAATCGCAACGTTACCTTCGACGTTAAATCTTTCGCGTATTTCCTTCTTGGTCAACGCTTTAACGATAGCCCTTCGCGTTGTATTACGACCTTGACCCATAGCCGCCTTTTCCTTCATTTGTTCGGCGACAATCGTCCGAACCATTTTGATGGTTTCCCGCTTCATTTTCTGATTTGCGTAAAGAAGGTCTTCGAAAGTATCTTCGATTAAAACGTCAAGGGCTTGGTAGACTAACGCCGACATAGACGCAAGTTTAATAGCGTCTTCGATTGTTTCCGCTTCTTGAATCGCGACCAACGTTTCGGCTTGTCCTTGGATAAAGGCTTCGCGAATCCGTTCTTCGACCCAAGTTTTTGCTTCGCTATCAACTTGACTTAATAGAACCGATAGTTGAGCAAGAACGGCGGTCATTTGTGAACGGGATATATCTTTTTCCTTGCCGTAGGTTGATAGATTTTCCAAAATCAAAATAACTTCAAGAATAGCATTTTTATAGATTCGAACGATTTCGTTTACGTCGCGGTCATATCGTGGAAGCGGTAAGTCCCAATTTGGCGTTGCCATTCGATTTCACCCCCTATTAAAAGAAAACGGGTCGATTATTCGTCCCCGTTTCCTTCGTTATTGACGTTATTTTGGTTTTCGACGTCTTCCGCTTCGTCTTCGGCGTTTTTAAGCGGCGTTTGGAAGATTGACGGATTCGCAAACATTGATTCGGTCTTTTCGTTTTCCTTGTCCGCTTCTTCTTCCATACGTTGTAATTCTGCTTCGGCTTGTTCTTCGGTTAAATCGTCCAATAGCATTAAAGCGGTCTTTTGTGAAATTGTTGGTTTTCCGCCTGTTCTTACGTTCATAATATTTGCAAGTTCGGCGTCGTCCTTTGGTAGACCGTCCTTGAAATGGATTTTAACGTCGAATAATTCGTAGTTTGCTTTGCTTCCAAGTTTCGCCTTTTCCAATAGTTGACAAATTAAGAATAATTCCTTCAATCCTTTGTCGTAGTATTGGCGTTTGCGATTAATCTTCGCTAGTAGTGAGTTCATACGGAATTTGATAGCAAGACCTGAACTACCACTTGTACCCGAATCGCCTTTTCCTAACGCGACGGCGGGAATTTCGGCGTTTACAAGAATCATTTCAGTAATTCGGTCGATTTCGTCGAAAGCCGCTTGTAATTGACCGTTCCAAGTGATATATTGCGGAATTACGTCGTCTTTGCCCATTACTTCGAAGACCTTATCACGACCAACAATAAAAGTCGGATTTCCGTATTCGTCTTCGCCAAGTACACCCGTAGGAACTGCGATAGCAGGGTCGGCGTGTTTATCTAAAATCGTCGCAATAGCTGTTAAGCGGCGATTAAGTTCGTCAAATAATGGTTTGTGTTCGGATAGGTCGTCTATACCTTCCCAAGAATCGTCGGTCGCATAGTTTGGAACGTGAACGACCAACGGGAACGGAACGCCCGTTTCAACTTCGCGATAAGCTGATTTGATTTCGCCGATAATCTTCCATTCGGTTACTTCGTCAAGTATTCCGTTGAAAGGCGTCATTTCGAACTTACGATAAACTATTTTATTTGGATAATGACTTTCAACGTGTAGAATCCAATCTTCGCCTTTACGTCCTTTAACTATCGTTGGGTAAGCAATATGATACGCTTCAATCATTGACGCGTCGGTTTCCGCCGTTTCGGGGAATACATATTTCGGGTTTTGAACTTCGATAATTACGCGGAACGGGTCGTATTCTTCGGGAACTTTACCGCCCCATTTTTGACCCCAACGGATTTTAAAGAACGAATCTCCGCGAAAGGCGTTCCCTGTCGCTGATTTTTCTAATAGCATTGGTAAATTGTTATCGCTGACCCATTTATCAAGACGTTCTTGTTCGACGGAATCTGATTTCTTACCCGCGGAAAACGTAGGGGTTTCGCCGAATAAAAAGTCTGCTGATTTCTTACAAATAAGCCCCGCTAGA
Proteins encoded:
- a CDS encoding minor capsid protein, which translates into the protein MRIEEVVSFINQSVPFRLYANEFPNEAKNDCGYVRFNDGQPPDIYIVGFKTPSIQIVIRHERGDEAERIAKDIWNLFHAKEHYEIGSTKVFLSYCDQSEPIYVGKDKNGRTIYSINITCKVRD
- a CDS encoding phage portal protein; its protein translation is MFERGSIFPPVEHKKRIERYRENKKLFVGEHYDVFERVQNLPSDSVYISTNLAGLICKKSADFLFGETPTFSAGKKSDSVEQERLDKWVSDNNLPMLLEKSATGNAFRGDSFFKIRWGQKWGGKVPEEYDPFRVIIEVQNPKYVFPETAETDASMIEAYHIAYPTIVKGRKGEDWILHVESHYPNKIVYRKFEMTPFNGILDEVTEWKIIGEIKSAYREVETGVPFPLVVHVPNYATDDSWEGIDDLSEHKPLFDELNRRLTAIATILDKHADPAIAVPTGVLGEDEYGNPTFIVGRDKVFEVMGKDDVIPQYITWNGQLQAAFDEIDRITEMILVNAEIPAVALGKGDSGTSGSSGLAIKFRMNSLLAKINRKRQYYDKGLKELFLICQLLEKAKLGSKANYELFDVKIHFKDGLPKDDAELANIMNVRTGGKPTISQKTALMLLDDLTEEQAEAELQRMEEEADKENEKTESMFANPSIFQTPLKNAEDEAEDVENQNNVNNEGNGDE
- a CDS encoding major capsid protein, coding for MANGASLTEKYLTNDTLQRGVVSIFAQTSPVLELLPFMTISGNSYKYNQESVLPNVNFRDIGQGYTPSSGEIVQKSESLMILGGDVDVDKFVVQTMGNVNDQRAIQTQLKSKAIAKTFTRVFFKGDSSLAPAAGQGSEFDGLDIRIGNNGNEINLGEKVLTLDKLHELLDAVEGGADVLFMSKAMRRELQKLLEGQTHYIQVGKDNFGRPVEYFGDVAIRTVEDDIIGFNEGTNANSGSIYAVRFGIQEAIAGLTNGGVMVKDLGEIDEKPVFRTRIEFYCGLADFHPKAAARLSGIIRNTGETQTQTV
- a CDS encoding phage minor capsid protein is translated as MATPNWDLPLPRYDRDVNEIVRIYKNAILEVILILENLSTYGKEKDISRSQMTAVLAQLSVLLSQVDSEAKTWVEERIREAFIQGQAETLVAIQEAETIEDAIKLASMSALVYQALDVLIEDTFEDLLYANQKMKRETIKMVRTIVAEQMKEKAAMGQGRNTTRRAIVKALTKKEIRERFNVEGNVAIVDKAGRRWKLETYAEMVTRTKMLQAHVEGTRIEALERGVDLAIISSHNADDACRKFEGQIISMNGLTEGFMTYDELRRSNLIFHPNCRHKITPIRDINLLPEAVRRKFERGRKEAERALKSAKTK